The Bacillus carboniphilus genome contains a region encoding:
- a CDS encoding DUF2777 family protein, which translates to MFSTKKQQILSRQERFFISGTLKKCYSDWYVVDDTDDFIPLDEYMNNQVEIWEENDWNMLTFNNKHDLLEEGKSIRLERSLPFALKECVEEISLHSLVQWIQSLNKINYSIYDCIYAHNQLIYRREGEDFSGISTYVFDNSMSICTVHHYVQRGMIKKDLFEMTLSTGERIWLTALA; encoded by the coding sequence ATGTTTTCCACAAAAAAACAACAAATACTTTCTCGACAAGAACGATTCTTTATTTCAGGAACATTAAAAAAGTGCTATTCTGATTGGTATGTTGTAGATGATACTGACGACTTTATCCCTCTTGATGAATATATGAACAATCAAGTAGAAATATGGGAAGAAAACGACTGGAACATGCTCACTTTTAATAATAAACATGACTTATTGGAAGAAGGAAAATCTATCCGGCTAGAGCGTTCACTTCCCTTTGCTTTAAAGGAATGTGTAGAGGAGATCAGCCTTCATTCCCTCGTTCAATGGATACAGTCTTTAAATAAGATTAATTACTCCATCTATGATTGTATTTATGCTCATAATCAATTAATTTACAGAAGAGAAGGAGAAGATTTCAGCGGTATCTCTACTTATGTTTTCGACAATAGTATGTCTATTTGTACCGTTCATCATTATGTTCAAAGGGGTATGATAAAGAAGGACTTGTTTGAGATGACATTAAGTACAGGAGAACGAATTTGGTTAACAGCGCTAGCGTAA
- the asnB gene encoding asparagine synthase (glutamine-hydrolyzing), translated as MCGITGLVDFNQALTANTKIIEKMTNTLSKRGPDETNVWKDTHVQFGHKRLIVVDPEYGKQPMTREKNEHFYTICYNGELYNTEDIRYELKKRGYSFQGHSDTEVLLLSYIEWQQECVDFLNGIFAFSIWDHQKEMMFMARDRVGVKPLFYSEKNGILLFGSELKSILAHPSQSATLNEEGLGEVLGLGPSRSPGSGVFEGIDELRPGHALTYCKQGLKKWRYWNVVSRSHTHNLEETAGKVRELFEDTVIRQLVSDVPVCTFLSGGVDSSAISAITANHFKKMSKSLTTYSIDYQDNQLYFKENEFQPNNDEPWIDLMSDRFQTLHQKSIISQEQLFEHLQEAVIVRDLPGMADVDSSLLWFCKQIKKDFVVSLSGECADEIFGGYPWFHNPDSIHSDGFPWMRSTEERITLLQDKWQKRLKLDEYVKYRFQETLNETPALEGENHLEAKRRQLFYLNMVWFMTTLLDRKDRMSMGASLEVRVPFADHRLIEYVWNIPWEMKMYNGREKGILRKALEGILPEEILYRKKSPYPKTHHPQYTQLVKEWLQQALNRKGTILTELFHKEKIQGLIDTEGSSFKVPWFGQLMTGPQLLAYLAQLDYWFEHYSIDLNIK; from the coding sequence GTGTGTGGGATCACTGGTTTGGTTGATTTTAATCAAGCATTAACAGCGAATACGAAAATAATTGAAAAGATGACAAATACTCTGTCTAAAAGAGGACCAGACGAAACGAATGTTTGGAAAGATACACACGTTCAATTCGGTCATAAGCGGTTAATTGTGGTTGATCCAGAATATGGAAAACAACCGATGACTCGAGAAAAAAATGAGCATTTTTACACTATTTGCTATAATGGTGAATTATATAATACAGAAGATATTCGCTATGAACTAAAAAAACGTGGATATTCTTTTCAAGGTCATTCAGATACTGAAGTCCTACTACTATCGTATATAGAATGGCAGCAAGAATGTGTGGACTTTTTGAACGGAATTTTTGCTTTTTCTATTTGGGATCATCAAAAAGAGATGATGTTTATGGCTCGTGACCGAGTTGGCGTTAAACCATTATTTTATAGTGAGAAAAATGGAATTTTATTATTCGGTTCTGAACTTAAGTCAATCCTTGCTCACCCTTCTCAATCAGCTACATTGAATGAGGAAGGATTAGGAGAAGTGTTAGGCTTAGGGCCTTCTCGTTCACCGGGTTCAGGTGTTTTCGAAGGAATAGATGAACTTCGCCCAGGTCACGCTTTGACGTATTGTAAGCAAGGTTTAAAAAAATGGAGATACTGGAATGTTGTTAGCCGATCTCATACTCATAATCTTGAGGAAACGGCCGGAAAGGTAAGAGAACTTTTTGAAGATACAGTGATCCGTCAGCTAGTATCTGATGTACCCGTATGTACGTTTTTATCGGGTGGGGTTGATTCTAGTGCTATATCAGCCATCACAGCTAATCATTTTAAAAAAATGAGCAAAAGTTTAACGACCTATTCGATTGATTACCAAGATAATCAACTTTATTTTAAGGAGAACGAATTCCAGCCAAACAACGATGAACCTTGGATAGACTTAATGAGTGATCGCTTTCAAACCTTGCATCAAAAAAGCATAATATCACAAGAACAACTTTTTGAACATTTACAAGAAGCTGTTATTGTAAGGGATTTACCTGGTATGGCAGATGTAGATAGCTCGCTTCTTTGGTTTTGTAAACAAATTAAAAAAGACTTTGTTGTTAGTTTATCTGGTGAATGTGCGGATGAAATATTTGGCGGTTATCCTTGGTTTCACAACCCTGACAGTATACATTCAGATGGATTCCCGTGGATGAGGTCAACAGAAGAGAGGATCACTCTGTTGCAAGATAAGTGGCAGAAACGGTTAAAACTAGATGAGTATGTTAAATATAGATTTCAAGAAACATTAAATGAAACACCTGCTTTAGAAGGAGAAAACCACCTAGAGGCCAAGCGTCGTCAACTTTTTTATTTAAATATGGTTTGGTTTATGACGACTTTACTTGATCGAAAGGATCGTATGAGTATGGGAGCGAGCTTAGAAGTTCGAGTGCCATTTGCGGACCATCGATTAATTGAGTATGTATGGAATATTCCATGGGAAATGAAGATGTATAATGGGAGAGAGAAAGGGATTTTAAGAAAGGCATTAGAAGGGATCTTACCTGAAGAAATATTATATCGGAAGAAAAGTCCTTATCCGAAAACCCATCATCCTCAATATACTCAATTAGTGAAAGAGTGGCTTCAACAAGCTTTGAATAGGAAAGGTACGATTTTAACAGAGTTATTTCATAAAGAAAAAATCCAAGGCTTAATTGATACAGAGGGTTCATCATTTAAGGTGCCTTGGTTTGGACAATTAATGACAGGACCGCAATTGTTAGCCTACTTGGCGCAATTAGATTATTGGTTTGAGCATTATTCCATTGATTTGAATATTAAATGA
- a CDS encoding ammonium transporter: MKKKVLSMLTASFFLSSVAFAETPSAESVQNSIDITWVMIAALLVFFMHAGFAMVESGFTRSKNALNILMKNFLTISLGSILYFIVGYALMFGSSGGGFIGTDGFMLSGQSDNIWFYVFQAVFAATCATIISGAVAERMKLGSYMLLTIVMTGFIYPVVGHWIWTEDGWLSQLGFSDFAGSTVVHLTGALGAVAAVSFLGARIGKYSGDKVNVIPGHNIPLGALGVLILWFGWFGFNGGSSLAADPESVPHIIATTLLAGSAGVVSTALYTQFRYKRIDASLTLNGALGGLVGITAGCAEVSLAGAIIIGLIAGVILTEAVQFIDRTIKLDDPVGAIAVHGVCGIWGTLAVGLFSTSSGLFYGNGFEQLGIQLIGILAVIAWTLGTTSIFLLILTRFSSIRVSREEEIQGLDFAEHGSSAYELRDTFLSDNAQTSVGIGNGLVERLNNLNHSSPKAKES, translated from the coding sequence TTGAAGAAAAAAGTTTTATCGATGCTAACTGCCAGCTTTTTCTTATCATCTGTCGCATTTGCAGAAACCCCTAGTGCAGAATCCGTACAAAATTCAATAGATATTACTTGGGTAATGATTGCCGCACTACTAGTCTTTTTTATGCACGCAGGATTCGCTATGGTGGAATCTGGATTTACAAGATCTAAAAATGCCCTGAATATTTTAATGAAAAACTTTCTTACCATTTCCTTAGGGTCAATCCTCTATTTTATCGTCGGTTATGCACTCATGTTCGGCTCTTCTGGAGGAGGTTTTATCGGAACGGACGGATTTATGTTATCAGGACAAAGTGATAATATTTGGTTTTATGTTTTTCAGGCTGTCTTCGCCGCAACATGTGCAACCATTATTTCAGGGGCAGTTGCCGAACGAATGAAACTTGGAAGCTACATGCTTCTAACCATCGTCATGACTGGTTTTATTTATCCAGTTGTCGGTCATTGGATATGGACGGAAGATGGTTGGCTTTCTCAGCTAGGTTTTTCTGATTTTGCAGGTTCTACTGTCGTTCACTTAACAGGAGCTTTAGGCGCAGTTGCTGCCGTTTCTTTTCTAGGAGCACGAATTGGTAAATACTCTGGTGATAAAGTAAACGTTATTCCTGGTCATAATATTCCCTTAGGTGCCTTAGGTGTTTTGATTTTATGGTTTGGTTGGTTTGGCTTCAATGGAGGGAGTTCATTAGCTGCCGATCCAGAATCAGTTCCTCATATTATTGCAACCACTCTACTTGCTGGTTCTGCAGGTGTCGTCAGCACAGCCTTATACACTCAATTCCGTTATAAAAGAATTGATGCTTCTTTAACTCTTAACGGCGCACTTGGTGGACTTGTTGGGATTACCGCTGGTTGTGCTGAAGTTTCCTTGGCAGGAGCAATCATTATCGGACTAATTGCTGGAGTCATTTTGACTGAAGCTGTACAATTTATCGATCGAACAATTAAGCTAGATGATCCAGTCGGCGCAATCGCGGTACACGGAGTCTGTGGTATTTGGGGAACCCTTGCGGTAGGACTATTTAGTACATCAAGTGGATTGTTTTATGGAAATGGGTTTGAACAGTTAGGAATACAGTTAATTGGAATACTCGCTGTTATCGCTTGGACTTTAGGAACCACTTCTATTTTCTTATTGATTTTAACTCGATTCTCCTCCATTAGAGTTTCACGTGAAGAAGAAATACAAGGACTTGATTTTGCTGAACACGGCTCTTCCGCTTACGAATTAAGAGATACATTTTTATCAGATAATGCCCAGACTTCTGTAGGAATAGGCAACGGGTTAGTAGAGCGACTAAATAACCTCAATCATTCCTCACCTAAGGCAAAGGAATCGTAA
- a CDS encoding P-II family nitrogen regulator, whose product MKKVEAIIRPEQFPNLRSKLEEVGINGLTVSEVAGCGQQGGKQGVFRGTAYEIRLLPKVKVEMVVEEEHVDEICKIIQSTCSTNTVGDGKIFILPIENVIRIRTGETGNEAIL is encoded by the coding sequence TTGAAAAAAGTGGAGGCTATTATACGTCCAGAACAATTTCCTAATTTACGCTCCAAATTAGAGGAAGTCGGGATTAATGGGTTAACAGTTTCAGAAGTAGCTGGATGTGGACAACAAGGAGGAAAACAAGGTGTCTTTAGAGGAACAGCATATGAAATTAGACTATTACCTAAAGTCAAAGTAGAAATGGTGGTGGAAGAAGAACACGTTGATGAAATTTGCAAAATCATCCAATCGACATGTTCTACAAATACCGTTGGAGACGGAAAGATTTTCATTTTACCAATCGAAAATGTTATTCGGATTCGAACTGGTGAAACGGGAAACGAAGCGATCTTATAG
- a CDS encoding alpha-glycosidase, producing the protein MFKEAIFHRSKNEFAYAYDEKTLHLRIRTKKNDVDQVHAIHGDSYDFKNKEWQYSLSEMTKSGSDDLFDYWFVAIKPEYRRLRYGFQLRKDNETLIYTEKGFFDHIPTDDTAYFFCFPFMNWIDLFKAPSWVKNTVWYQIFPDRFANGNENNDPEGTVAWGQEEPTTTNFFGGDFEGIINHIDYLVDLGITGIYMCPIFKAYSNHKYDTIDYMEIDPQFGNKETFRKLVETCHNKGIKVMLDAVFNHSGYYFPAFQDVKKSGVNSKYKDWFHIREFPLKADPIPTYDTFGFVESMPKLNTENPQVKDYLLKVGRYWVEEFNIDGWRLDVANEIDHQFWRDFRKEVRSVKEDVYILGEIWHDSMPWLQGDQFDSVMNYPFTNGALRFFAKEDVKATDFVHMIEKVSHMYPKNVNEVMFNLLGSHDTPRVLTIAKEKRDKLKLLFTFQLTFTGTPCIYYGDEIGMTGEQDPGCRKCMEWDKEKQDLDMFKHVQKLLHLRKQYPLLANEGELKVIEANDQTNHVIYTKENEKERILIIINNSDQTLNITLPFDLENKTIKNLWTNSEFAAESTKIDLELKANKFAILFLIK; encoded by the coding sequence ATGTTTAAAGAAGCAATCTTCCATCGATCAAAAAATGAATTTGCTTATGCTTATGATGAGAAAACCTTACACTTAAGGATTCGCACAAAGAAAAATGATGTTGATCAGGTTCATGCAATTCATGGAGACTCCTACGATTTTAAAAACAAAGAGTGGCAGTATTCCCTATCCGAAATGACGAAAAGCGGAAGTGATGATTTATTTGACTATTGGTTTGTCGCAATAAAACCTGAATATAGAAGGCTTCGTTACGGTTTTCAATTAAGAAAAGATAACGAAACACTTATATATACTGAAAAAGGTTTTTTTGATCACATCCCTACAGATGATACAGCTTATTTCTTTTGCTTTCCTTTTATGAATTGGATCGATTTATTTAAAGCCCCTTCATGGGTAAAAAACACCGTTTGGTACCAAATATTTCCAGATCGTTTTGCAAATGGTAATGAAAACAATGACCCCGAAGGTACTGTCGCTTGGGGACAAGAAGAGCCTACTACAACGAATTTTTTTGGCGGAGATTTTGAAGGAATCATCAATCACATTGATTATTTAGTCGACCTTGGCATAACAGGGATCTATATGTGTCCTATATTTAAGGCGTATTCTAATCATAAATATGACACCATTGACTATATGGAAATAGACCCCCAATTCGGCAACAAAGAAACATTTCGAAAGTTAGTTGAAACGTGCCATAACAAAGGAATAAAAGTTATGTTAGATGCTGTGTTTAACCATAGCGGGTATTACTTTCCTGCTTTTCAAGACGTCAAAAAAAGTGGAGTGAATTCCAAATATAAAGATTGGTTTCATATTCGTGAATTTCCTTTGAAAGCAGACCCTATCCCTACCTATGATACCTTCGGTTTCGTGGAATCCATGCCAAAATTAAACACTGAAAATCCTCAAGTAAAAGATTATTTACTAAAAGTAGGTCGTTATTGGGTAGAAGAATTCAATATTGATGGTTGGAGACTCGACGTAGCCAATGAAATTGATCATCAATTTTGGCGTGACTTTCGAAAAGAGGTAAGAAGCGTGAAAGAAGATGTCTATATTTTAGGAGAAATATGGCATGATTCCATGCCTTGGTTACAAGGGGACCAGTTTGATTCTGTGATGAATTACCCTTTTACCAATGGCGCTCTTCGATTCTTTGCTAAAGAAGATGTCAAAGCAACCGACTTTGTCCATATGATTGAAAAAGTATCTCATATGTATCCAAAAAATGTGAATGAAGTCATGTTTAACTTACTGGGAAGCCACGATACACCTAGAGTGTTAACGATCGCAAAAGAAAAAAGGGACAAATTGAAACTATTGTTCACTTTTCAATTAACCTTTACTGGCACTCCATGTATTTATTATGGTGATGAAATAGGAATGACAGGTGAACAAGACCCTGGTTGCCGAAAATGCATGGAATGGGATAAAGAGAAACAAGACTTAGACATGTTTAAGCATGTTCAGAAACTTCTTCACCTTAGAAAACAATATCCACTACTCGCAAATGAGGGAGAATTAAAGGTTATTGAAGCAAATGATCAAACCAATCATGTCATTTATACGAAAGAAAACGAAAAAGAGCGTATCCTAATTATAATAAACAACTCGGATCAAACTCTTAACATAACCCTCCCTTTTGATTTAGAAAATAAAACAATAAAAAACTTATGGACTAATTCAGAGTTCGCAGCAGAAAGTACTAAAATTGATCTTGAATTAAAAGCAAATAAGTTTGCAATATTATTCTTAATAAAATAA
- a CDS encoding sugar ABC transporter substrate-binding protein, with product MKKFFSIFLSVFLLFGVLAACGPDSSESSGSSNEENESATNEESEKPEKLVVWEDKDKGVALEPAIESFEKEHGIEVEFKELNMSEKMKEQFILDGPAGTGPDVLTLPHDQIGALAVQGHLAQLKVEDSVLDTFTESAVSSQYYDGKLYGLPKATETTVLFYNKDLMSEDQVPATMDELYTFSKDFTKDEKYGFLALYDNFYFAYSIIGGMGGYVFAEENGTLNPQELGLNNEGAVEAVKFMEKWHEEGLFPNGIIGENGGSTMTGLFNEGKAASIHTGPWDVQSMKDAGVNFGAITLPTLENGEHPKTFMGVKGWHVSAHSDNQEWATKLVEWLTNYENAKQRFELTNEIPPVKDLMEDPIIQEDEVAKAVAEQSKYSEPMPNIPQMGEVWKPIGDSLQTVLTGKSEPKEALDSAVEQIEQGIQTNHGQ from the coding sequence ATGAAAAAGTTTTTCTCCATTTTTTTATCGGTATTTTTACTTTTCGGTGTGTTAGCTGCTTGTGGGCCAGACTCAAGTGAAAGTTCAGGTTCAAGTAACGAAGAAAATGAAAGCGCTACAAATGAAGAATCAGAAAAACCAGAGAAGTTAGTTGTTTGGGAAGATAAAGACAAAGGGGTAGCACTAGAACCTGCAATTGAGTCTTTCGAAAAAGAACATGGTATTGAAGTAGAATTTAAAGAGTTAAATATGTCTGAAAAAATGAAAGAGCAATTTATTTTAGATGGTCCCGCAGGAACAGGTCCAGACGTACTTACACTTCCACATGATCAAATAGGAGCACTTGCTGTTCAAGGTCATTTAGCGCAATTAAAGGTTGAAGACAGTGTACTAGATACATTCACTGAATCAGCGGTTAGCTCTCAATATTATGATGGAAAGCTATATGGATTACCAAAAGCTACAGAAACAACAGTCCTTTTTTACAATAAAGATTTAATGTCCGAGGATCAAGTTCCAGCAACAATGGATGAGCTTTATACATTCTCTAAAGATTTCACTAAAGACGAAAAATATGGTTTCTTAGCCTTGTATGATAATTTCTATTTCGCATACTCCATTATAGGTGGTATGGGCGGATATGTATTCGCTGAAGAAAATGGTACATTAAACCCACAAGAGCTTGGATTAAACAATGAGGGTGCTGTTGAGGCAGTGAAATTTATGGAAAAATGGCACGAAGAAGGGTTATTTCCAAATGGGATTATTGGGGAAAATGGTGGATCAACAATGACAGGTTTGTTTAATGAAGGTAAAGCAGCATCCATTCATACAGGTCCTTGGGATGTGCAAAGTATGAAAGATGCAGGTGTGAATTTTGGGGCAATCACCTTACCTACTTTAGAAAACGGTGAACATCCGAAAACATTCATGGGTGTAAAAGGCTGGCATGTTTCCGCTCATTCTGATAACCAAGAATGGGCAACGAAGCTAGTTGAATGGTTAACAAACTATGAGAATGCAAAACAACGTTTTGAGTTAACAAATGAAATTCCACCTGTAAAAGATTTAATGGAAGATCCAATTATTCAAGAGGATGAAGTAGCTAAAGCAGTAGCTGAGCAATCTAAATACTCTGAGCCAATGCCAAACATCCCTCAAATGGGAGAAGTGTGGAAGCCGATTGGCGATAGTTTACAAACCGTTTTAACAGGTAAATCTGAACCGAAAGAAGCTTTAGATTCCGCTGTTGAACAAATTGAACAAGGGATTCAAACAAATCATGGTCAATAA
- a CDS encoding carbohydrate ABC transporter permease, producing the protein MNNQTNHSKIGLALSIIPGLGQLYHRQFVKGGFFLILAASFLFAFWDLIDIGLWGIVTLGTDVSRDNSVFLLVYGIIAIMVLLMGIGFYLFNLRDAYKNGKKRDEGLPLNTVKEQYHQLIDQGFPYLMVTPGFILILFVVILPIVFVFLIGFTNYDLYHSPPANLVDWVGFDNFKQIFTIDIWRDTFFSVLAWTIVWTFSATTLQIALGIFLAVLVNQKEVKGKAIIRTVFILPWAVPAFVSILVFAGMFNDTFGVINTTILGAIGMDPIPWMTEPMYTRLALILIQGWLGFPFIFVMVTGVLQSIPNELYEAAVVDGATAFQKFRKITLPLVLYATAPIMITQFTFNFNNFNIIYLFNAGGPAVANQNAGGTDILISWIYRLTMTSSQYSKAAVITMLLSLIVISVALWQFKRTKSFQEEDMM; encoded by the coding sequence ATGAATAATCAAACGAACCATAGCAAAATAGGATTAGCCCTTTCTATAATTCCTGGTTTGGGACAATTGTACCATCGGCAATTTGTAAAAGGTGGTTTCTTTCTCATATTAGCTGCATCCTTCTTATTCGCTTTTTGGGATTTAATAGACATCGGTTTGTGGGGAATTGTTACGTTAGGGACCGATGTTAGTAGGGACAATTCTGTTTTCTTATTAGTATATGGAATTATTGCGATTATGGTTTTACTTATGGGGATTGGTTTTTATCTTTTCAACTTACGTGATGCCTATAAAAATGGGAAAAAAAGAGATGAAGGATTACCTTTAAATACAGTAAAAGAGCAGTATCATCAACTTATAGATCAAGGATTCCCTTATTTAATGGTCACACCTGGATTCATTTTGATTCTTTTTGTTGTCATATTGCCAATTGTATTCGTCTTTTTAATTGGCTTCACAAACTATGATTTATACCATTCTCCACCTGCTAATTTAGTGGATTGGGTTGGTTTCGATAACTTTAAGCAAATATTCACGATTGACATCTGGCGTGACACATTCTTTTCCGTATTAGCTTGGACGATCGTCTGGACGTTTTCAGCAACGACATTACAGATTGCTTTAGGAATCTTTTTAGCCGTCTTGGTCAACCAAAAAGAGGTGAAAGGAAAAGCCATTATAAGAACGGTTTTTATTTTACCTTGGGCAGTTCCAGCATTCGTTTCAATTTTAGTTTTTGCAGGAATGTTTAATGATACATTTGGGGTAATTAATACGACAATATTAGGGGCTATTGGGATGGATCCCATACCTTGGATGACAGAACCGATGTATACAAGACTTGCTCTTATATTGATACAAGGTTGGCTAGGGTTTCCATTTATCTTTGTCATGGTAACAGGGGTGCTTCAGTCTATTCCAAATGAGCTTTATGAAGCAGCGGTGGTAGACGGAGCAACTGCCTTCCAAAAGTTCCGTAAGATTACTTTGCCACTAGTCCTTTATGCGACTGCACCGATCATGATTACGCAGTTTACATTTAACTTTAATAACTTTAATATTATTTATTTGTTTAATGCTGGAGGACCTGCTGTTGCCAACCAAAACGCAGGTGGTACAGATATTTTGATTTCATGGATTTATCGATTAACGATGACGTCATCACAATATTCAAAAGCAGCCGTTATTACGATGCTTCTTTCTTTGATCGTCATTTCAGTTGCACTATGGCAATTCAAGCGAACGAAATCATTCCAAGAAGAGGATATGATGTAA
- a CDS encoding alpha-amylase family glycosyl hydrolase translates to MFYYITVDRFNNGDMANDEGVNVEDPTSFHGGDLKGIIDKLDYISDMGFTSIVLSPIYDTDQYNGQSINNFQKIDVRFGTLDELQMLVQEAHDRDLKVVLTFVSDHTSSEHPWLEDEEKENWFLSEGEGSLPSLNLENKQLNNYLIATAKWWIEETNIDGFYLDSYEKTPSDYVKKLINEVQSIKDPFLFIADSKSETRVEGIYASGNAKFHEEVSEAFKKTDQQLYDFSDIFSEESSLSSIHYLDRYDTVRFTRKAVDGNYHPGTRLMLALTYMYTTPGIPMVYYGTEVALDGGDPPDNQRLMNFFGDDEVITHIEKLSNIRSSLPALSEGEFELLYNENGMTIFKRTLKDETVFIAINNTSKDQVVDLSSDVIEEEKQLQGLLEDDIIKVNNGKLPVSLERETAEIYEVVDEVGINISFILVIISVPVLFILFLFVVKRRSLKNEE, encoded by the coding sequence ATGTTCTACTATATAACGGTTGATCGTTTTAATAATGGTGATATGGCTAATGATGAAGGTGTAAATGTGGAAGATCCTACATCGTTTCATGGAGGAGATTTAAAAGGTATTATTGATAAGCTAGATTATATTAGTGATATGGGCTTTACAAGTATTGTCTTATCTCCGATTTATGATACTGATCAATATAATGGCCAATCAATTAACAATTTTCAAAAGATAGATGTTCGTTTTGGGACCTTAGATGAGCTTCAAATGTTAGTTCAAGAGGCTCATGATCGAGATTTAAAAGTGGTACTTACTTTTGTATCCGATCATACAAGTTCTGAACATCCTTGGTTAGAGGATGAAGAAAAAGAAAATTGGTTTCTTTCTGAAGGGGAAGGCAGCTTACCTTCTTTGAATCTTGAAAACAAGCAACTAAACAATTATTTAATTGCGACAGCAAAATGGTGGATAGAAGAGACAAATATAGATGGCTTCTATCTCGACTCATATGAAAAGACACCTAGTGATTATGTGAAAAAGCTTATTAATGAAGTGCAGTCGATAAAGGATCCTTTCTTATTCATTGCCGATTCTAAAAGTGAAACGAGAGTTGAAGGGATTTATGCTTCTGGAAATGCTAAGTTTCATGAGGAAGTATCTGAAGCTTTTAAGAAAACAGATCAACAGCTATATGATTTTTCAGACATTTTTAGTGAAGAAAGTTCGTTAAGCTCTATTCATTATTTAGATCGCTATGATACCGTACGTTTTACAAGAAAAGCAGTTGATGGAAATTATCATCCCGGCACTCGATTAATGCTTGCATTAACGTATATGTATACAACCCCTGGTATACCAATGGTGTATTATGGAACGGAAGTCGCGCTAGATGGGGGAGATCCACCAGACAATCAACGGTTAATGAATTTTTTTGGTGATGATGAGGTGATTACTCATATCGAAAAACTATCAAACATTCGTTCAAGTCTTCCTGCATTATCAGAGGGTGAATTTGAGTTATTATATAATGAGAATGGCATGACGATTTTTAAACGAACCTTAAAAGATGAAACCGTGTTCATTGCAATTAATAATACATCTAAAGACCAAGTTGTTGACTTATCAAGTGATGTTATTGAAGAAGAGAAGCAATTACAAGGGCTGTTAGAGGATGACATTATTAAAGTGAATAATGGTAAGCTTCCGGTTTCATTAGAGAGAGAAACGGCTGAAATATATGAGGTTGTTGATGAAGTGGGAATTAATATATCATTTATTTTAGTAATAATTAGTGTTCCAGTGTTATTTATTTTATTTCTATTTGTGGTAAAAAGAAGATCTTTGAAAAATGAGGAATAA
- a CDS encoding DUF3941 domain-containing protein: protein MPHTSDNEKKAQDNQAQKHEKNMMKEKNRQKGKHQYSKKTDHL from the coding sequence TTGCCACATACTAGCGATAACGAAAAAAAAGCACAAGACAATCAAGCACAAAAACACGAAAAAAACATGATGAAAGAAAAAAATCGTCAAAAAGGAAAACACCAATACTCGAAAAAAACGGATCATTTATAA